One genomic window of Gemmatimonadaceae bacterium includes the following:
- the atpC gene encoding ATP synthase F1 subunit epsilon, with protein MLTVSVISPERILFEGQASAVVAPGWDGELGVLPGHAPLMTVLGKGVLRLDGAAQRFQVDGGFMQVVDNVVRVVTESATPL; from the coding sequence ATGCTGACGGTCTCGGTCATCTCCCCGGAGCGGATCCTGTTCGAGGGGCAGGCGAGTGCGGTGGTGGCGCCGGGCTGGGATGGTGAGCTGGGCGTGCTGCCTGGTCACGCTCCGCTGATGACGGTGCTGGGCAAGGGCGTGCTGCGGCTGGATGGCGCGGCGCAGCGTTTCCAGGTGGACGGCGGGTTCATGCAGGTGGTGGACAACGTGGTGCGGGTGGTAACGGAGTCAGCCACACCGTTGTGA